A portion of the Candidatus Dependentiae bacterium genome contains these proteins:
- a CDS encoding insulinase family protein gives MTDRSPEFRVFKKTLSNGMKVVTRPINHVPRVEAQIWYNVGSKHEDAHEKGMAHLIEHMLFKGTDKLSESDINLITHKLTGYTNAFTSHDTTSFIFRLPSNAWKHALSIFADCMENARFDSQMLCSEVKAVIEELRMYRDDFQSTVIQSLIGAIFPEHPYHYPIIGSKYDLAQLERDTLFKFYKKHYHPANATLIIAGDVEPEEVFQAAEEMFGHIPASTPVSNSSFYFEDDIISKTVTLYRQVATPWCCFAYTVPGLKDQKNHLLDIASLILGLGRSSRLYKRLVEEEQIAADVECFTLDFVEKGIFGITVYPIKASDIPTIEKIINEEIAKLTTGPIEDWEFTAAQKKVSLDYTGLLESMEKQATLLGSFMLATDDPTSLERYFNNIQNLTKEELQEFFTRYLSTSKQHKGYLLPIPEKDLPLLNELQQKSDALEKVILEKHHRTSPVEPGRLVDSIKLPPLSEFHFPQPQEFMLANGLTVLFHNNALVPQVSCILEFKANSCYDPEDRQGLFNLLLEVLTDRTAKYPSDTFHKLLETNGISLSATSQGMVVRCLSGDLGQALHLLGELLTNPSFDEKTIEKIKQQLFNEVTEYWDNPLDFVDQLAKDHIYQNHPYHKNPMGSLESIKAITADDLATCYKALVSPQGAIFSIVGDLSAYDLPTLLEERLGIWNGNNIPSLDYPALAPAHAQILTHPLNRDQVVLAFITPTITRTDPSYLLYVLLDTILTGGSGGSMSSRLYQLREQTGLFYAIGGSLVHGAREEPGMMSIKTIVSADKVDEAQKLIMETIANLQEHGITQDEFSMAKNLLLSSLVDYFEANMHMAYTFSFLKKYNLSFNLFDKQLAALSIIKIEDVNLIAQKLCKPEIISVIRVGRVKK, from the coding sequence ATGACAGATCGCTCACCAGAATTTCGTGTCTTCAAAAAAACATTGTCCAACGGTATGAAGGTAGTTACACGCCCCATCAATCACGTGCCTCGCGTTGAAGCCCAAATTTGGTACAATGTCGGATCAAAACATGAAGATGCCCACGAAAAAGGGATGGCTCACCTGATTGAGCATATGCTCTTTAAGGGCACCGATAAACTCTCAGAATCGGACATCAATCTCATCACCCACAAGCTGACCGGGTATACCAACGCTTTTACCAGCCACGATACCACCAGCTTTATTTTCAGACTCCCGAGCAACGCATGGAAGCATGCGCTTTCAATTTTTGCCGATTGCATGGAAAATGCCCGATTTGATTCACAAATGCTCTGCTCTGAAGTAAAAGCGGTTATTGAAGAGTTGCGCATGTATCGCGATGACTTTCAAAGCACCGTCATTCAATCACTCATTGGAGCAATTTTTCCCGAGCATCCGTATCACTATCCAATTATCGGCTCTAAGTATGACCTTGCACAACTTGAACGAGATACGCTGTTTAAATTTTATAAAAAGCATTATCACCCCGCTAACGCAACATTAATCATTGCTGGAGACGTTGAACCTGAAGAAGTTTTTCAAGCGGCAGAAGAGATGTTTGGGCATATCCCCGCATCAACTCCAGTCTCCAATTCCTCGTTCTATTTCGAAGACGACATCATCAGCAAAACGGTTACGTTATATCGCCAAGTAGCAACGCCATGGTGCTGCTTTGCCTACACAGTCCCAGGCCTAAAAGATCAAAAAAATCACTTGCTCGATATCGCATCACTCATTCTGGGCCTGGGGAGAAGCTCTCGCCTGTACAAGCGCTTAGTTGAAGAAGAACAAATAGCAGCAGACGTTGAATGCTTCACCTTAGACTTTGTTGAAAAGGGAATTTTTGGCATAACGGTTTATCCAATTAAAGCAAGCGACATTCCAACGATTGAAAAAATCATCAATGAAGAAATTGCCAAGCTCACCACCGGACCAATTGAAGATTGGGAATTTACCGCAGCTCAGAAAAAAGTTTCGCTCGACTACACGGGCCTGCTTGAAAGCATGGAAAAGCAGGCAACACTCCTTGGAAGCTTTATGCTTGCAACTGATGACCCAACAAGCCTTGAGCGCTATTTTAATAATATTCAGAACCTCACCAAAGAAGAGTTGCAAGAATTTTTCACCCGCTATTTGAGTACATCCAAACAACACAAAGGATATTTGCTTCCTATTCCTGAAAAAGATTTACCACTTCTCAATGAGCTACAACAAAAATCTGACGCTCTTGAGAAAGTAATTTTAGAAAAACATCACCGCACCTCTCCGGTGGAACCGGGAAGATTGGTGGACAGCATCAAGCTTCCCCCACTTTCAGAGTTCCACTTTCCACAGCCGCAAGAATTTATGCTGGCAAACGGATTGACCGTACTCTTTCATAACAACGCACTCGTACCACAAGTGTCATGCATCTTGGAATTCAAAGCTAACTCTTGCTACGACCCAGAAGATCGCCAAGGTCTTTTTAATCTTCTTTTAGAAGTTTTAACCGACCGTACCGCAAAGTACCCCAGCGATACTTTTCATAAGCTACTTGAAACCAATGGCATCTCGCTGAGTGCAACATCGCAAGGCATGGTTGTACGCTGCTTATCAGGAGATCTTGGTCAAGCGCTTCACTTGCTTGGTGAGCTCTTAACAAACCCATCATTTGATGAAAAAACTATTGAAAAAATTAAGCAACAGCTGTTTAATGAAGTAACTGAATATTGGGACAACCCGCTGGACTTTGTTGATCAACTTGCCAAAGACCATATCTACCAAAATCATCCCTATCACAAAAATCCAATGGGAAGTTTGGAGAGCATCAAAGCCATCACCGCCGATGATCTAGCAACATGCTATAAAGCGCTGGTAAGCCCTCAGGGAGCAATCTTTTCTATTGTTGGTGATTTGAGCGCATACGATCTTCCAACACTTCTTGAAGAGCGACTTGGAATATGGAATGGGAACAACATTCCGTCGTTAGATTATCCTGCGCTTGCTCCGGCACATGCACAAATTCTCACACACCCACTTAATCGAGACCAAGTTGTTCTTGCATTTATTACGCCAACAATTACAAGAACTGATCCTTCATACTTGCTCTATGTTTTGCTTGATACCATTCTGACAGGCGGCTCAGGCGGCTCGATGAGCTCTCGACTTTATCAGCTCCGCGAGCAGACAGGTCTTTTTTATGCGATCGGCGGATCGCTTGTTCATGGAGCTCGCGAAGAGCCTGGAATGATGTCGATCAAAACAATTGTTTCAGCAGACAAAGTGGATGAAGCACAAAAACTTATTATGGAAACAATTGCAAATCTTCAAGAACACGGCATCACGCAGGATGAATTCAGTATGGCTAAAAACCTTCTGCTATCCTCTCTGGTAGATTATTTTGAAGCAAATATGCACATGGCATATACATTTTCATTCCTGAAAAAATATAATTTAAGTTTTAATTTATTTGACAAACAGCTAGCTGCATTGTCTATAATAAAAATTGAGGATGTTAACCTCATTGCCCAGAAACTCTGTAAACCGGAAATTATTTCTGTCATACGAGTTGGAAGGGTTAAAAAATAA
- the ndk gene encoding nucleoside-diphosphate kinase — translation MKTCTKWLLASSLVLLVAAGLFVAKNYFGCFSCCTKLWPTQSEQTFAMIKPDAVAAKNSGKIIDRIESEGFEIIAMKKVTLSQKQAEEFYAEHNGKKFFAELVSFMTSGPVILMTLSKENAIKAWRELMGSTNPEQAAPETLRKLYGASMSTNAVHGSDAPESAAREIRLMFPDLGQ, via the coding sequence ATGAAAACATGTACGAAGTGGCTTCTTGCTAGTAGCCTTGTATTGCTTGTTGCTGCCGGACTTTTTGTTGCTAAAAACTATTTCGGCTGCTTCTCTTGCTGTACTAAACTCTGGCCAACTCAGAGCGAACAAACATTTGCAATGATCAAGCCTGATGCGGTTGCTGCAAAGAACAGCGGTAAAATTATCGACCGCATTGAAAGCGAAGGCTTTGAAATTATCGCCATGAAAAAAGTAACCCTCTCACAAAAACAGGCTGAAGAATTTTATGCTGAACATAACGGCAAAAAGTTTTTTGCAGAGCTTGTTTCATTCATGACCAGCGGACCAGTTATTCTTATGACCTTGAGCAAAGAAAATGCAATCAAGGCATGGCGAGAGCTCATGGGCAGCACCAATCCTGAACAAGCGGCGCCTGAAACATTACGTAAGCTCTATGGCGCAAGCATGAGCACTAACGCAGTACATGGATCTGATGCACCAGAATCGGCAGCTCGAGAAATTAGATTGATGTTCCCAGATTTGGGACAGTAA
- a CDS encoding dual specificity protein phosphatase family protein encodes MKRFIMTIVALVFATAGLQAMQPDHFSWVEAGKMAGMACPEKQEHIEWLKAQNIGLIVTLTEKSLEQQGLLPVDGIEFYHIQVPNMGVPHKEQVDQFIERANQVIAQNKAVIVHCQAGIGRTGTFLACWLGKYLNSTSGVETVKELRRRREFSLSTDAQKAFVARYLAH; translated from the coding sequence ATGAAAAGATTTATAATGACTATCGTAGCGTTAGTTTTTGCAACTGCAGGTTTACAGGCGATGCAGCCGGATCATTTTTCTTGGGTTGAAGCTGGAAAAATGGCAGGTATGGCTTGTCCAGAAAAGCAAGAGCATATTGAATGGCTTAAAGCTCAAAATATTGGTTTGATTGTTACGCTCACCGAAAAATCACTCGAGCAACAAGGTTTGCTTCCAGTTGATGGGATAGAATTTTATCATATTCAAGTTCCGAATATGGGAGTACCTCACAAAGAGCAAGTTGATCAGTTTATCGAGCGAGCAAATCAAGTGATTGCGCAAAATAAAGCGGTTATCGTTCACTGCCAGGCAGGAATTGGTCGCACAGGAACATTTCTTGCATGTTGGCTTGGTAAGTATCTTAACTCTACTTCAGGAGTTGAAACGGTAAAAGAGCTTCGCAGAAGACGTGAGTTTTCACTTTCAACCGATGCACAAAAAGCATTCGTTGCTCGGTACTTAGCTCACTAA
- a CDS encoding ATP-binding protein, translating to MLILRHFWQKLIQNAWSERSIIWLMGVRRIGKTSLCKSLENVEYFDCESPRVRQLLIDPEGFLDSQRGRNVILDEIHRLENPSELLKLAADHYPDIKIIATGSSTLGASAKFKDTLTGRKIEIWLTPILLQELSLFENPDIRHRFLFGGFPSFFTAKQLPEKYFQEWIDSYWAKDIQDIFKVEKRSSFQKFAELLLANSGGLFEATRYTAPCEISRPTVANYLNVLEETFVVHSIRPFSTHKPTEIVTAPKIYGFDTGFVCYAKGRTELREEDAGFMWEHCILNEMHGQLQTRSINYWRDKSGHEIDFILRKKGGNSITAIECKFSASEDNATIARNFAAFRRYYPDGENFVVASNIGASFKRRYGDLTISFVNAQDLITKLN from the coding sequence ATGCTTATCCTACGTCATTTTTGGCAAAAATTGATTCAAAATGCATGGAGTGAACGCTCTATCATCTGGCTTATGGGGGTCAGAAGAATTGGCAAAACAAGTCTTTGTAAAAGCTTAGAAAACGTTGAATATTTTGACTGCGAAAGTCCACGAGTACGTCAATTGCTTATAGACCCGGAAGGATTTTTAGATAGCCAGCGAGGTCGAAATGTTATTCTTGATGAAATTCACCGCCTCGAGAATCCATCTGAGCTTTTAAAGTTAGCTGCTGATCACTATCCCGACATTAAGATTATTGCCACCGGGTCTTCAACCTTGGGTGCAAGTGCAAAATTTAAAGACACATTAACAGGCCGCAAGATTGAAATTTGGTTAACACCAATATTACTCCAAGAATTGTCGCTGTTCGAAAATCCAGATATTCGCCATAGGTTTTTATTTGGCGGATTTCCCTCTTTCTTTACCGCAAAACAGCTCCCTGAAAAGTATTTCCAGGAGTGGATTGACTCTTATTGGGCAAAAGATATTCAAGATATTTTTAAGGTTGAAAAACGAAGCTCATTCCAAAAATTTGCAGAGCTTTTGCTCGCCAATAGTGGAGGACTTTTTGAAGCAACTCGATATACCGCACCATGCGAAATAAGCAGACCAACAGTAGCCAATTACCTGAATGTCCTTGAAGAAACTTTTGTAGTGCATAGCATTAGGCCATTTTCAACGCATAAACCAACTGAAATTGTAACTGCACCGAAGATATATGGCTTTGATACTGGATTTGTTTGTTATGCAAAAGGTAGAACTGAGCTGAGAGAAGAAGATGCTGGATTTATGTGGGAGCATTGCATTTTAAATGAGATGCATGGACAACTTCAAACACGTTCAATTAATTACTGGCGTGATAAAAGCGGTCATGAAATTGATTTTATTCTTCGTAAAAAAGGTGGCAACTCAATTACAGCTATTGAGTGCAAATTTTCAGCTTCAGAAGACAATGCGACTATTGCAAGAAATTTTGCCGCATTTCGCCGTTATTATCCAGACGGAGAAAATTTTGTTGTCGCAAGTAATATTGGGGCATCTTTTAAACGCCGCTATGGCGACCTTACGATTTCTTTTGTAAATGCTCAAGACCTCATTACAAAACTAAATTAA